The nucleotide sequence TTATCCTTTAGAAAGCCCCacagtttttatttttctgctcATAATTTACTTACTATAGCCGGTTGCCTTAACTTAGTTGGACCCACACGGCTTGGACAATGCTCCCACATTGAGTTGTAGCGATTGTAGTAGCTCTGCCCATGGTGCGAAGTTCATCCCACTTTCCACCATAGAATCAACGTCCAAAATGGTATCCCAGTCAGCAAGTGCATTAAGTCAATATAGAAGCAGAGAAATGGTTGACCTTTGGACCAAGATTTGCTTACTTGGCAAATGCACTATTCTATCAGCGGAGCGGAGAAAAGGAACGGCTGACAAGTATAGAGAAAAGCTAAATCCAGCGGGTAAAGTaagaagaaaggtacaaaagcTAAATCCAGGACGAGTATCGACAAGAATGAGAGTTAAAATGATAAACTTGATAAGCTTGATcagcaccaccaccaccatcaaGAACCTTGTGCATACTTAGTACACAAAGAGAACGAGATCCAATGTCTCGTGAGAACAAGACCGAAGAAGATGGAAAAGAAAACATGGCAGCTTGGCTTGTCGGGATAAAAACGCTTCGAATTCAACCTTACACTCTCCCGCCACTTGgtaatttcttcttccttcttctctCAGTTTTTTATTTGGTAATGTCTTGAAATTTGTATTATCTTGAGTTATCATTGTATTATTTCCTGATCCACTGCATCATAGTTGTCGGAACTGTCTCACTACTCAGAAATTCTTCGTCACCTCAAAGTTGTCCTCTCAAATTTTAGTACCAGAGTTAATAAATCAAGTTGAAATACTAATTGTGAATTACAAAATTATGCAATTTGTTTCTCCTGTTTGAGGTTATCGCTCTTCACGTGATAGCATGAAGCATCATCTAACAAGATTTAGTGGTTCCATTAGGTAGCCCAGTGACTGATTGCGTTCTGCTCTTGATATATAAAGCTATTGCATACTTCCCACAACTATCGAAGGCTATGAAAAAAGCAATTCAATCTATATAAGAAAATGATGAGTACTGTCAATTGAGCATAAAACAATCTATTATTTTCATGTGAGTTCACTGGTTTAGTTACGGAATTTAGGCCCTCACGACGCCAAAATTCGCATCAAAGCGGTTGGGATTTGCGGAAGTGATGTCCATCACTTCAAGGTAAACCACACAGTTCAAGTTTTGTAAGTTTAAACATATGCTAGTATATAACGGTGACTACTGCATTTTTTGGTAATTCGCCTTAACATTATTAAAAGCTGATAGTATGGTTACTCTCGTCGTGTGTTCCACCCAGCACATGAGGTGTGCAAATTTTGTGGTGAAAAAGCCTATGGTAATCGGGCATGAATGCGCTGGTGTCGTAGAAGAAGTAGGCAGCCAAGTGAGGTCTCTCACTGTGGGCGATCGTGTTGCTTTGGAGCCAGGCATTAGTTGCGGGAGATGCAATTCTTGCAGGGTTGGCTGCTATAATCTGTGCTCAGAAATGAAATTCTTTGGCTCTCCTCCAACTAATGGTTCTCTAGCCACTATGGTAACTTCATCATAGCATTTTTTTCTGAATCAATCCTAATCCTATTCAAGTTAATCAATTGCTGAAACTAGAGATTCATCGACCTTAATTATCTCTTCTGCCCTGCTTAGCGTGAAAGTGACGGGGAAACTTGGATTATTAATAGTCGAAGATTTGATTTGTCATCGATTCAGTAGAatgtatttcttttttctttgctgAACTAGGTCCTCCATCCTGCGAACTTGTGTTTCAAATTACCCGATAATGTAAGCTTAGAAGAAGGGGCGATGTGTGAACCTTTGAGCGTAGGAGTCCATGCTTGTCGGCGTGCTAATATTGGTCCAGAGACTAAAGTATTGATCGTGGGAGCAGGTCCAATAGGTCTGGTTAGTATGCTGGCAGCTCGAGCTTTTGGAGCCCCCAAAATAGTCATGGTTGACATAGATGATTGCCGCTTATCATTTGCCAAAAAGCTTGGTGCAGATGGAACAATCCTAGCTTCcacgaagattgaggttttgagcATCTGTGCAACTTCATTGACACATAAGATGTCATAAATTAATCATAAATTAATTTATGTCTCGCTTTTCCAGATTGTCTAAATTTATGCAAATATACTGTGGTTTCAGGATGTGCAGGATGAAGTTATTCAGATTGAAAATGCAATCGGTGCCCGTGTTGATGTAAGCTTTGATTGTGTTGGTATGGATAAGACCATGACAACTGCCCTGAGTGCTACTCGTGCCGGCGGGAAAGTATGCCTCGTGGGGCTTGCCCAGAGCCAAATGAGTATCCCTCTTACTCCAGCTGCCGCAAGGTAACTTGATAACTTTCCTGTTTTCATGATGCTCCATTTCTAAAGCTTCTGGTTTTCATATTCTAGATATTCAGACCATAATTGTCGTTGTTCCCTATTGATCAGGGAAGTTGATGTTATAGGCATATTCAGGTACAGGAATACGTGGCCACTTTGCATCGACTTCTTAAGGACTGGCAAGATAGATGTGAAGCCTCTCATAACTCACAGATTTAGCTTTAGCCAGCAGGATGTGGAGAAAGCATTTGAAACCACAGCCCGGGGTGGTAATGCCATCAAGGTCATGTTTAATCTATAGCTTTGACAAATTGTGCGTTAAAAGTGTCAGACAGAGAGAGCTGGCTGGCTTTTCTTCCCCAGGGCTTCACGGCCAGCCACCAAATCTATCTGAATGTCCTTCCCTTTTCTGTGTGCTAAATAAATAACAACAGATTTCTGCGATTAAGATATTGAAGTTGCTATCAGAGTTGCAACTGCCTTCAAAGATCTTGCTGTAAATTAGGATACAATTTGTAATATTGGTAATATGTCTAAAAAACCTCCTTCTCGATTGTGAAATAAGCACTATCTGTTGACATGCCTTGAATCAGGTTTTCGACCTTCGCTGAGCTGTTCTCCATCTGTAAATGCTTGTCTGGCTTTGACAATGGATTTTTTCGTCATCAATTCTAAATCACCATTGCGCGGTGGATAATTGCAGAATGCCCTGTCATGCCCAGTTACACATCAGAGCAATTTTAACAAAACCGAATATCAAAATTAGTGTAAAAAACTATGATGTGTTGTCCAAATGTTTAATGAAAGTCTTTTACTTGACAACAGGAAATAAGTTCTACAAAGTTACGTTAATCCAAAATAGCATCTCAACTAATTGAATTGGTATTGaaagattaaaagaaataacCATAAAAGTAGAAGAAAATGGATTTATTATGATAATTAATTGTAAATACAAATAAATGACTAAATATAAAATGGATTTATTTCTAATTCCCCTGCTAAAAAATCTTACAAAGGGGAAGAAAATTCAAAATCATAACTCCAATAGTATCCAAGGGTAGACCTACCTGTACCCTTCATCATTCACATCTACAAAGAAGAGTGTATTAGAAAATTGCACATGACACATATTTTGTCATAGAACAAAGCATCaagataaggaaaaaaaaaaacagcactCATTGCGTGTTCTATACTTACCAAATACTCCCAAGTACTTGGCATAAAATCTACACATTTGTAGGACAGTATAGACTGGGTGTCTTTGCCAACCCAAAATCAACCAAGAAGTATTAATGCAACTATATATCTATGGGCAATATCAAAAGAAACAACTAAGGATTCCTTACGAATTAAAAGCTTAGGACTAAAAGCTGAGCAAAATTTATTCACATTATCTTACCAAGAGTTGACAATAATCTCCACAAAAATTATCATAGGACCAATTTTGACGGCCTAATGTGTCTTGTTTCTCAGGTAGTTCGTCATATAGAGGAGTATGCTGCTTGTAGATTCCAAGGACCAGTCCAAATTGTAGTCCTTTATTTGATCATCCCATATTTTAGGGAAAACCAAATTTTAGTTTATCAATTTGTCTATACCCTTAATTTCAGTAGTTGGGTTATTTCAATTCCATCTAAAACACCACGTAGAAGCCAAAaacagccaaaaaaaaaggaaaaaaaagagaaaaaaagaagtctTGATACAATCAATGACAAAAAGTAAGGAAAAGCAAAAGATTGTTCCAAAGTGTGCACAGGCTGTTTATTTTTGCGGAGTCGAAGAATGCCACTCCAACCTTCCAAACTACTACTTTTTTCAAAGCCATAAAGAAACCAACCAAAGCCAACAAATTCACAATATGGgaacttaaaacaaaaaaatggaaaatgcggAACCTTTTAATGTCAGGGTTAATTCCTGTATTATTTTAAACATGACATTTCTCTTCAATATAGTGGCAGCAAACAATTCCAAGTAAATGTGATTCTCAGCCAGAACTactaattaaaaatttaattatcAATTGAGTATTTAACTATTCATCGGCAAATTGTACCCAAATAATAATCAGGTACAATTACGTAATCATAGTGCTTCCCATCTCTTTCTCTGGTGAATATTTTATTCTTCATCCTGTACATAATatttgtagatttttttttattattttcattttttgccaCTGGTTAGTAAGTGAATAAGATACATATTGAATATAGTCCATAAATAATACATAGGACTCAGCAGTTGATGTATCAGCAGGCAGCGTGCAACTTATTGTCTTCCAATCACTCCTAAAATATTGCAAATACATTATCAAGTTTcactataaaaaatttattcCCAGGCACTATAGAAAGCAAGAATTATGTAGAGTATAAAGATTCAATAATTTTGCAAGTAGAAGAACACAGTTAAGACAAAAATGATTGACAATTATCAACAGCATTTTTTCTAAATGGAAGAACATATTTAATATAAAAATGATTGACAATTATTAATAACACATAAATTATTAATAACACATAATATGACTTTCACATGATTAATAACTGCAttattttcagttttatcaattcttttaattttcttggcaatatacccaaaaaaaagggGTGGGTTAAAATCCAAATCATATGAATAAGCGAAACTGAGAATTCAGTCAAACACGACAAAAGCTCTAGAAGTTTATTTCTATGAAAGAAAtaccaaaaccaaaaaaaaaagaaagccacTATTGAAGCAGGAGTAACCTTCCTTTGGATGGGGAAATATTAAACATAAAAAACACCAGAACTatcaattaaaaataattaaaaaaaaaagcctaaGCAAAAACTAACAAAGCTTATCATCGAGAAAGAGCATAAAGTCCTAAACCTTTTCATCAAACCAACCTAATCCCCTGTTATCAAATTTATGATAGCTAGTTTTCTATTTATGCATGTATTCACCACCGGACCACTACCTtttagggaaaaaaatgaacttaatATAGTTCATGTTAACCCAACATCATGCACACGAAGTGCACGTCCGTAATAGAAAGGCCAATTTGGTGCTATAGGAAGAAGCAGCCTATACTATGAACAAAACATCCTTAAAACAATAATTACCATTTAGGCATTTTCATCTGTCTCCTGAAATAATAATGTCATATGCTACCGTCATCTTCTCTCCCCTGATTACAAGCTCAACCTGAAATCGCTTAGGATAAAAAAAGTTTAAATCATCTTCCTTATCAGCTATTACTTAGAAATCAACAGCGAAGTGGGGAAAGAAATCCTAGTCCAAGAAAAAGTAGGTATATAAAGAAGAAATGACAAACTTAAGTATTAGTTAGTCACAACTTTCATAACTTCCTTGAAGTTGAACAAATGATTGCACAAACATAAACTATTATAACATGCATTTATAGGTTAACAACGAAATAACTACAATCTTGGTTGGCAAAAGGATACTATAATAAATACCATAGAGGAGAGAAGAGATGGTCTAAAACCAAAGTAAAGTCCAAAGGCAAGGTTTTCAGAACTTTCATTCCTTTATGTCTGAGTACACTTAGAGGTAGGAAACAAGACGTATAACTATCGAAAAATAAAAAGTTACAGCAATCTTTTGTCATACTTCACTAAGATTGCCGGGGTTTAGTTAAAATTGTTCTTAGCTGTCCAACAAAACAAGAATGATTCCAATCCCTACTCAACCACTTTAACTTGTCATTCCAACGATAAAGACGAGAGTGCTAATGGGGGGCATAATAAGAAAAAAACGATCTATTGCTTCATCATATATGTGACAATGCAAGTGGAGAGTGTAAGTATTAAAGCCCTAACTTCTTAATCAATCTCTAATAAGTAGTCTTCTACCACAATATAACCAAAgtaataattaaaattaaatctaggaacataattttttttttttttaccaaaccAGCCTTTTTCAGTCAACATTTTCACCATGTCTAGGAGGCCCCTTCACCTTAGATTACAAATTGTACATTTCACAGAACCCAAAATCCAGCTTACCATATTTATCTGGATGTACTTAGGTTTTTCCACGGTTAGAGGTATTAAGTTGATTAA is from Coffea eugenioides isolate CCC68of unplaced genomic scaffold, Ceug_1.0 ScVebR1_1554;HRSCAF=2421, whole genome shotgun sequence and encodes:
- the LOC113755516 gene encoding L-idonate 5-dehydrogenase-like isoform X2, producing the protein MSRENKTEEDGKENMAAWLVGIKTLRIQPYTLPPLGPHDAKIRIKAVGICGSDVHHFKHMRCANFVVKKPMVIGHECAGVVEEVGSQVRSLTVGDRVALEPGISCGRCNSCRVGCYNLCSEMKFFGSPPTNGSLATMVLHPANLCFKLPDNVSLEEGAMCEPLSVGVHACRRANIGPETKVLIVGAGPIGLVSMLAARAFGAPKIVMVDIDDCRLSFAKKLGADGTILASTKIEDVQDEVIQIENAIGARVDVSFDCVGMDKTMTTALSATRAGGKVCLVGLAQSQMSIPLTPAAARHIQVQEYVATLHRLLKDWQDRCEASHNSQI
- the LOC113755516 gene encoding L-idonate 5-dehydrogenase-like isoform X1, translated to MSRENKTEEDGKENMAAWLVGIKTLRIQPYTLPPLGPHDAKIRIKAVGICGSDVHHFKHMRCANFVVKKPMVIGHECAGVVEEVGSQVRSLTVGDRVALEPGISCGRCNSCRVGCYNLCSEMKFFGSPPTNGSLATMVLHPANLCFKLPDNVSLEEGAMCEPLSVGVHACRRANIGPETKVLIVGAGPIGLVSMLAARAFGAPKIVMVDIDDCRLSFAKKLGADGTILASTKIEDVQDEVIQIENAIGARVDVSFDCVGMDKTMTTALSATRAGGKVCLVGLAQSQMSIPLTPAAAREVDVIGIFRYRNTWPLCIDFLRTGKIDVKPLITHRFSFSQQDVEKAFETTARGGNAIKVMFNL